One part of the Nocardioides zeae genome encodes these proteins:
- a CDS encoding enoyl-CoA hydratase/isomerase family protein, translated as MTNLATERLPHLRIERHDDGVVELVLDNPEQRNAMSGEMTASWGTAVDSLVGDRSVRVVVVRGEGSAFCSGGDLSWLASEPDATVDRLRARMLPFYRTWLSVRRLEVPTIAALNGPAIGAGLAVALACDIRYAARGARLGVPFVGLGMHPGMATTYLLPDVVGPAHARDLVLTGRLVRDEEAVALGLASRVVEPEVFLDEVRAAAHGIAATAPQPSRLATLALRAGHRDIEAALQWEALAQPVTLATEDLQEGLSAARERRAPVFRDR; from the coding sequence ATGACGAACCTCGCCACCGAACGGCTGCCCCACCTCCGCATCGAGCGTCACGACGACGGGGTGGTCGAGCTGGTCCTCGACAACCCCGAGCAGCGCAACGCGATGTCGGGCGAGATGACGGCCTCGTGGGGCACGGCGGTCGACTCGCTGGTGGGGGACCGGTCCGTCCGGGTCGTCGTGGTCCGCGGTGAGGGGTCCGCGTTCTGCTCGGGCGGCGACCTGTCCTGGCTGGCCTCCGAGCCCGACGCGACGGTCGACCGGCTGCGGGCGCGGATGCTGCCGTTCTACCGCACGTGGCTCTCCGTGCGCCGGCTCGAGGTGCCGACCATCGCGGCGCTGAACGGCCCCGCGATCGGCGCCGGACTGGCCGTCGCGCTGGCCTGCGACATCCGGTACGCCGCGCGCGGCGCCCGGCTGGGCGTGCCGTTCGTCGGCCTCGGGATGCATCCGGGCATGGCGACGACCTACCTGCTGCCCGACGTCGTCGGTCCGGCCCACGCGCGCGACCTGGTGCTGACGGGTCGCCTCGTGCGCGACGAGGAGGCGGTCGCGCTCGGGCTGGCGTCCCGGGTGGTCGAGCCGGAGGTGTTCCTCGACGAGGTGCGCGCGGCGGCCCACGGCATCGCGGCCACGGCGCCGCAGCCGAGCCGGCTCGCGACGCTGGCGCTGCGGGCCGGTCACCGCGACATCGAGGCGGCCCTGCAGTGGGAGGCGCTGGCGCAGCCGGTCACGCTCGCGACGGAGGACCTGCAGGAAGGTCTCTCCGCAGCGCGCGAGCGGCGGGCGCCGGTGTTCCGGGACCGGTGA
- a CDS encoding PHP domain-containing protein, with protein sequence MTEAYDAGPVAALRRIAFLLERAREDTYKVKAYRAAAAAVLQLGDDELDRRVADGTLTELPGIGASTATVVTEAAHGQVPRRLGDLERRLGGPQTSGGHALRAALRGDLHSHSDWSDGGSPIEEMAMTAMELGHDYLVLTDHSPRLKVARGLSASRLARQLEVVDAVNDHLGGATSESPDGFRLLKGIEVDILDDGGLDQSDELLEQLDLRVASVHSKLRMDSRPMTRRMVAAVRNPFVNVLGHCTGRLVSGGRGTRPPSTFDAEEVFAACAENDVAVEINARPERRDPPTALLELARDLGCLFSIDSDAHAPGQLDLQVHGCERAEAAGIEPDRIVNTWSRDRLISWARPR encoded by the coding sequence ATGACGGAGGCGTACGACGCCGGTCCGGTCGCTGCGCTGCGCCGCATCGCCTTCCTCCTGGAGCGGGCCCGGGAGGACACCTACAAGGTGAAGGCCTACCGCGCTGCCGCGGCCGCCGTGCTCCAGCTGGGCGACGACGAGCTCGACCGTCGGGTGGCCGACGGCACCCTCACGGAGCTCCCGGGGATCGGGGCCAGCACCGCGACCGTGGTCACGGAGGCAGCCCACGGGCAGGTCCCGCGGCGCCTCGGCGACCTGGAGCGCCGTCTGGGCGGCCCGCAGACGTCGGGCGGGCACGCCCTGCGCGCGGCGCTGCGGGGGGACCTGCACTCCCACTCCGACTGGTCGGACGGCGGGTCGCCGATCGAGGAGATGGCGATGACCGCGATGGAGCTGGGCCACGACTACCTGGTGCTCACCGACCACTCGCCGCGCCTCAAGGTGGCCCGGGGGCTCAGCGCGTCCCGCCTCGCCCGGCAGCTCGAGGTCGTCGATGCCGTCAACGACCACCTCGGCGGGGCCACGTCGGAGTCCCCCGACGGGTTCCGCCTGCTCAAGGGGATCGAGGTCGACATCCTCGACGACGGCGGGCTCGACCAGAGCGACGAGCTGCTCGAGCAGCTCGACCTGCGGGTGGCGAGCGTGCACTCGAAGCTGCGGATGGACAGCCGGCCGATGACGCGCCGCATGGTCGCCGCGGTGCGCAACCCCTTCGTGAACGTGCTCGGCCACTGCACCGGGCGGCTCGTCAGCGGAGGGCGGGGCACGCGGCCCCCGTCGACCTTCGACGCCGAGGAGGTCTTCGCGGCCTGCGCCGAGAACGACGTGGCGGTCGAGATCAACGCCCGTCCCGAGCGGCGCGACCCCCCGACGGCGCTGCTCGAGCTCGCGCGCGACCTCGGCTGCCTGTTCTCGATCGACTCCGACGCGCACGCCCCCGGACAGCTCGACCTGCAGGTCCACGGGTGCGAGCGGGCCGAGGCCGCGGGGATCGAGCCCGACCGCATCGTCAACACGTGGTCGCGCGATCGGCTGATCTCCTGGGCGCGGCCCCGCTGA
- a CDS encoding PPA1309 family protein → MTSFDPTDPVDPRAFDAVVGSERSADLDAGLDTDPALAAAVLELETHAASEGWGQPARLYALVDTALLAAQAPGLAAAMGLDEDDAAGSLTPVEQDELPGDVSFESAVAEIAWPPQVAGCAATLERLVLPPEVDPEIPADPTAAAEFARSHPLRQEVRMVVGVTRAGAAYCALRMRSHDDEHSVVGGTDLVPGLVQLLSTTFDDSTFDDEEQDT, encoded by the coding sequence ATGACCAGCTTCGACCCGACCGACCCGGTGGACCCCCGGGCGTTCGACGCCGTGGTGGGCAGCGAGCGGAGCGCCGACCTCGACGCCGGTCTCGACACCGACCCCGCGCTCGCGGCCGCCGTGCTCGAGCTCGAGACCCACGCGGCGAGCGAGGGCTGGGGCCAGCCTGCCCGGCTCTACGCGCTCGTCGACACGGCTCTGCTCGCCGCGCAGGCGCCCGGGCTCGCCGCCGCCATGGGCCTCGACGAGGACGACGCCGCCGGGTCGCTGACGCCGGTCGAGCAGGACGAGCTGCCGGGCGACGTGTCGTTCGAGTCGGCCGTCGCCGAGATCGCCTGGCCGCCGCAGGTCGCCGGGTGCGCCGCCACCCTCGAGCGGCTCGTGCTGCCGCCGGAGGTCGACCCCGAGATCCCCGCCGACCCGACCGCGGCGGCGGAGTTCGCGCGGTCCCACCCGCTCCGCCAGGAGGTCCGCATGGTCGTCGGCGTCACGCGCGCCGGCGCGGCGTACTGCGCCCTCCGCATGCGGTCGCACGACGACGAGCACTCCGTGGTCGGAGGCACCGACCTGGTGCCGGGCCTCGTCCAGCTGTTGTCCACCACCTTCGACGACTCCACCTTCGACGACGAGGAGCAAGACACGTGA
- a CDS encoding molybdenum cofactor biosynthesis protein MoaE, with translation MTTPAATNASPGDPGEPGEPGGPGDPGDPGDVVRLVAVRDAALSVDEVLAALDHPAAGGVDLFIGRVRDHDGGQEVGALDYTAHPGALAALHEVCAEVAAEFDVKALAVVHRTGALAVGDLAVVLGTAAAHRGTAFDATRALIDRLKARVPIWKHQKYADGSDSWVGTP, from the coding sequence GTGACCACTCCTGCCGCGACCAACGCGTCCCCGGGCGACCCCGGCGAGCCGGGCGAGCCGGGCGGCCCAGGCGACCCCGGCGACCCCGGCGACGTCGTCCGCCTCGTCGCCGTGCGGGACGCGGCGTTGTCGGTCGACGAGGTGCTCGCCGCCCTCGACCACCCCGCCGCCGGTGGGGTCGACCTCTTCATCGGCCGCGTGCGCGACCACGACGGTGGCCAGGAGGTCGGCGCGCTGGACTACACGGCGCACCCCGGGGCTCTCGCGGCCCTCCACGAGGTGTGCGCCGAGGTCGCCGCCGAGTTCGACGTGAAGGCGCTCGCCGTGGTCCACCGCACAGGTGCGCTGGCGGTCGGGGACCTCGCCGTCGTGCTCGGCACCGCGGCGGCGCACCGGGGGACCGCGTTCGACGCCACCCGCGCGCTCATCGACCGCCTCAAGGCGCGGGTGCCGATCTGGAAGCACCAGAAGTACGCCGACGGCTCGGACTCCTGGGTGGGCACGCCCTGA
- a CDS encoding ATP-dependent DNA helicase UvrD2, translating into MPATPSPDALLAALDPEQRAVAEALRGPVRVLAGAGTGKTRAITHRIAYGVATGVYAPTEVLAVTFTTRAAGEMRTRLRDLGAPGVQARTFHSAALRQLRYFWPRVHGTELPELVQSKLGIIGPAARRLRIGTDAALLRDLAGEVEWAKVSNVSPETYERIAPARGRSVNGLDAASVARLLESYEETKRAQGRMDMEDVLLWTAGLLAEDERVAAQVRRQYRWFVVDEFQDVSPLQHALLELWLGGRDEVCVVGDPAQTIYSFAGADASYLRDFHRTRKDVTSVELVRNYRSTPQIVGAANSLLSGTSSAGVRLRAQREAGPEISTRLLPDEVAEAEAAAAEVVRLRDAGTPLGEIAILFRINAQSEVFEEALAARQVPYVIRGAARFFDRPEVRQAVTLLRGTARSGAEDGLVEGVRGALASMGWAPTPPEARGQTRDRWESLQALVDLAESVRAADASTTLAAFVEDLERRAAEQHAPVADGVTLATLHAAKGLEWDVVLLCGIHDGALPITYAEGPAAIEEERRLLYVGITRARRELLISWASARQPGGRGSRKPSRFLRPIAPSAFDEQAGPAGGARSKKASRKAVHCRECGKPLDTAAEKKIGRCSDCPSSYDEEIFERLRDWRRQRAAAESVPAYVLFTDASLQLVAEYLPRTPEALLKVNGVGRSKLEKYGEDVLAVVAGETPPGLVDE; encoded by the coding sequence ATGCCTGCCACGCCGTCGCCCGACGCGCTGCTCGCCGCGCTCGACCCGGAGCAGCGGGCGGTCGCCGAGGCGTTGCGCGGGCCCGTGCGGGTGCTGGCCGGCGCGGGCACGGGCAAGACCCGCGCGATCACCCACCGGATCGCGTACGGCGTGGCGACGGGGGTCTACGCGCCGACCGAGGTGCTCGCCGTGACCTTCACGACGCGCGCGGCGGGGGAGATGCGCACGCGGCTGCGCGACCTCGGCGCCCCGGGCGTGCAGGCGCGCACGTTCCACTCGGCGGCGCTGCGGCAGCTGCGGTACTTCTGGCCCCGCGTCCACGGCACCGAGCTGCCGGAGCTGGTGCAGTCGAAGCTCGGCATCATCGGGCCGGCCGCGCGGCGGCTGCGGATCGGCACCGACGCGGCCCTGCTCCGCGACCTCGCCGGCGAGGTGGAGTGGGCCAAGGTCAGCAACGTCTCGCCGGAGACCTACGAGCGCATCGCCCCGGCGCGCGGCCGGTCGGTCAACGGGCTCGACGCCGCGTCGGTCGCCCGGCTGCTGGAGTCCTACGAGGAGACCAAGCGCGCCCAGGGCCGCATGGACATGGAGGACGTGCTGCTCTGGACGGCCGGGCTGCTGGCGGAGGACGAGCGGGTCGCGGCGCAGGTGCGCCGGCAGTACCGGTGGTTCGTCGTCGACGAGTTCCAGGACGTCTCGCCGCTGCAGCACGCGCTGCTCGAGCTGTGGCTCGGGGGCCGCGACGAGGTGTGCGTGGTCGGCGACCCCGCGCAGACGATCTACAGCTTCGCGGGCGCCGACGCGTCCTACCTGCGCGACTTCCACCGCACTCGCAAGGACGTGACGTCCGTCGAGCTGGTGCGCAACTACCGCTCGACGCCCCAGATCGTGGGCGCGGCCAACAGCCTGCTGTCGGGCACGTCGAGCGCCGGGGTGCGGCTGCGCGCGCAGCGGGAGGCCGGGCCCGAGATCAGCACGCGTCTCCTCCCCGACGAGGTCGCGGAGGCGGAGGCCGCCGCAGCCGAGGTGGTGCGCCTGCGCGACGCGGGCACCCCGCTGGGGGAGATCGCGATCCTCTTCCGCATCAACGCCCAGTCGGAGGTCTTCGAGGAGGCCCTCGCGGCCCGCCAGGTGCCCTACGTCATCCGCGGCGCCGCGCGCTTCTTCGACCGTCCCGAGGTCCGCCAGGCGGTCACCCTCCTGCGCGGCACCGCGCGCTCGGGCGCGGAGGACGGCCTCGTCGAGGGCGTCCGTGGCGCCCTCGCCAGCATGGGGTGGGCGCCGACGCCGCCGGAGGCCCGCGGCCAGACCCGCGACCGCTGGGAGTCGCTCCAGGCCCTCGTCGACCTCGCGGAGTCGGTCCGGGCCGCCGACGCGTCCACCACGCTCGCCGCGTTCGTCGAGGACCTCGAGCGCCGCGCCGCGGAGCAGCACGCGCCCGTGGCCGACGGGGTCACGCTGGCGACCCTCCACGCGGCGAAGGGTCTCGAGTGGGACGTCGTGCTCCTCTGCGGCATCCACGACGGCGCGCTCCCGATCACGTACGCCGAGGGTCCGGCCGCCATCGAGGAGGAGCGCCGCCTGCTCTACGTGGGCATCACGCGCGCCCGCCGCGAGCTGCTGATCTCCTGGGCGAGCGCCCGACAGCCGGGCGGGCGTGGGTCCCGCAAGCCGTCGCGGTTCCTCCGCCCCATCGCCCCGAGCGCGTTCGACGAGCAGGCTGGTCCCGCCGGCGGGGCGCGGAGCAAGAAGGCGTCCCGCAAGGCGGTCCACTGCCGCGAGTGCGGCAAGCCGCTCGACACCGCCGCCGAGAAGAAGATCGGGCGGTGCAGCGACTGCCCGTCGTCCTACGACGAGGAGATCTTCGAGCGGCTGCGCGACTGGCGCCGGCAGCGCGCTGCGGCGGAGAGCGTGCCGGCCTACGTGCTGTTCACCGACGCGTCCCTGCAGCTCGTGGCGGAATACCTGCCGCGCACCCCCGAGGCGCTCCTCAAGGTCAACGGGGTGGGGCGTTCCAAGCTCGAGAAGTACGGCGAGGACGTCCTCGCCGTGGTCGCGGGGGAGACCCCTCCCGGGCTGGTGGACGAATGA
- a CDS encoding M48 metallopeptidase family protein translates to MERGARDGGAEETAAAKGPAPEVEVRRSRRRRRTVSAYRQDGRVIVLVPASLSAREVDRWVVEMVGRLDRADERRRPTEDALMARAMRLSDRYLGGLARPTSVRWVDNQNSRWGSCTPGDGTIRLSTRLRGMPAWVVDYVLVHELAHLLVPGHDADFWAWVAHYPQSERARGYLLGWSAANNVEPPEEPDDPDDDPDDDPDDDPDGSASAVD, encoded by the coding sequence ATGGAGCGCGGGGCGCGGGACGGCGGGGCCGAGGAGACGGCTGCCGCGAAGGGTCCTGCCCCGGAGGTGGAGGTACGGCGCTCGCGCCGCCGCCGGCGCACCGTCTCGGCCTACCGGCAGGACGGCCGCGTCATCGTGCTCGTCCCCGCGTCGCTCTCGGCCCGCGAGGTCGACCGCTGGGTCGTGGAGATGGTCGGGCGGCTCGACCGGGCCGACGAGCGTCGACGCCCCACGGAGGACGCCCTCATGGCGCGGGCCATGCGGCTGAGCGACCGCTACCTGGGGGGTCTCGCCCGGCCCACCTCGGTGCGGTGGGTCGACAACCAGAACTCGCGCTGGGGCTCCTGCACGCCCGGCGACGGCACCATCCGGCTCTCCACGCGCCTGCGGGGCATGCCTGCGTGGGTGGTCGACTACGTGCTGGTGCACGAGCTCGCCCACCTGCTCGTGCCCGGGCACGACGCCGACTTCTGGGCCTGGGTGGCCCACTACCCGCAGTCCGAGCGGGCGCGGGGCTACCTGCTCGGCTGGTCGGCGGCGAACAACGTGGAGCCGCCGGAGGAGCCGGACGACCCCGACGACGACCCCGACGACGACCCCGACGACGATCCCGACGGGTCCGCGTCGGCCGTCGACTGA
- a CDS encoding WhiB family transcriptional regulator has protein sequence MTVHELMPHPDVALTALHDAADQVDPRLLPCRNGDAELWFAESPTDVEAAKTLCQDCPVRALCLDGALERREPWGVWGGELFAQGVVIPRKRPRGRPRKNPVAA, from the coding sequence ATGACCGTCCACGAGCTGATGCCGCACCCGGACGTGGCGCTGACCGCGCTCCACGACGCGGCGGACCAGGTGGACCCGCGCTTGCTGCCGTGCCGCAACGGCGACGCCGAGCTCTGGTTCGCCGAGTCCCCGACCGACGTCGAGGCTGCCAAGACGCTGTGCCAGGACTGCCCGGTGCGCGCGCTCTGCCTCGACGGCGCCCTCGAGCGCCGCGAGCCGTGGGGCGTCTGGGGAGGAGAGCTCTTCGCCCAGGGGGTGGTGATCCCCCGCAAGAGGCCCCGAGGACGGCCCCGGAAGAACCCGGTGGCCGCGTGA
- a CDS encoding YlbL family protein: MNQRTLAGIVAVPLVVALWAAAFFLPAPFVTYYPGQTADLIGDEDGASITIEDHEVYPPTAGELRMTTASITRPETDLTLAEALLAWRDPDASVRPYDTVYSDDEDNETSAQQAALQMTGSVDVSVAVALEALDIDVTSTVQVGAVEDGFPAAGVLQPGDTLRSVDGEELTDPAQLGEIVRRAGVGAQFDVTVERDGTEREVQIASVADKDEVSGETVARIGITPIQGFVFPFPVTLTPPPGIGGSSAGTMFALAVYDYLTPGNLTGGLHVAGTGTISSAGEVGQIGGIQQKIPGARDAGADVFLVPSANCGEALQAARGSMRIVAIDTFDRAVSTVEALAQDPDADVLTCEDVVG, translated from the coding sequence ATGAACCAGCGGACCCTGGCGGGCATCGTCGCCGTGCCGCTGGTGGTCGCGCTCTGGGCGGCGGCGTTCTTCCTGCCCGCTCCGTTCGTGACCTACTACCCGGGCCAGACCGCCGACCTGATCGGTGACGAGGACGGCGCGAGCATCACGATCGAGGACCACGAGGTCTACCCGCCCACCGCCGGTGAGCTGCGGATGACGACGGCGAGCATCACGCGGCCGGAGACCGACCTCACCCTCGCCGAGGCGCTCCTCGCGTGGCGGGACCCGGATGCGTCGGTGCGTCCCTACGACACGGTCTACAGCGACGACGAGGACAACGAGACCTCGGCGCAGCAGGCGGCGCTGCAGATGACGGGCTCGGTGGACGTCTCAGTCGCGGTTGCGCTGGAGGCGCTCGACATCGACGTGACCTCCACGGTGCAGGTGGGCGCGGTCGAGGACGGGTTCCCGGCCGCCGGGGTGCTGCAGCCCGGTGACACCCTCCGCTCCGTCGACGGCGAGGAGCTGACCGATCCTGCGCAGCTCGGTGAGATCGTCCGGCGTGCCGGCGTGGGCGCGCAGTTCGACGTCACCGTCGAGCGGGACGGCACCGAGCGCGAGGTGCAGATCGCGTCGGTCGCGGACAAGGACGAGGTCTCGGGGGAGACGGTGGCCCGCATCGGCATCACGCCGATCCAGGGCTTCGTGTTCCCGTTCCCGGTGACGCTGACGCCGCCGCCCGGGATCGGCGGTTCGAGCGCCGGCACGATGTTCGCGCTGGCGGTCTACGACTACCTGACGCCCGGGAACCTGACGGGGGGCCTGCACGTGGCGGGCACCGGCACCATCTCGTCCGCGGGCGAGGTCGGCCAGATCGGTGGCATCCAGCAGAAGATCCCCGGCGCCCGGGACGCGGGCGCCGACGTGTTCCTCGTGCCCTCCGCCAACTGCGGCGAGGCGCTCCAGGCCGCCCGGGGCTCGATGCGCATCGTCGCGATCGACACCTTCGACCGGGCGGTCTCCACCGTCGAGGCGCTCGCCCAGGACCCCGACGCCGATGTGCTGACCTGCGAGGACGTGGTGGGATGA
- a CDS encoding zinc-dependent metalloprotease, which produces MNDKPGNPHGDQPGDDQNPFRGTPFEQIFSAGGLGGLLGGAGGAGGIPDLSAIMQQMQAFMQPHDGPLNWNLATDIARKQVAASPDPSTTTAQQAAVDDAVRLADLWLDATTDFSSGVTSTAAWSRAEWVVGTTDVWKVLVEPMAAQAVGSIGDALPEQAKAMGGPLIEMMGRATGAMLASQIGQGIGALAGEVLSASDIGLPLGPTGKAALVPANIAAFAEGLDVPAGDVLLYLALREAAHQRLFAHVPWLRDHLVGAVADYARGIDIDMGAIQERLQGQLGNIDPSNLADLQQAMEGGLFEIEASPAQKAALERLEVTLALVEGWVDEVVGQATTDRMPSATKLAEAVRRRRASGGPAEQTFATLVGLELRPRRLRDASTLWGSLRQRQGAEGRDGVWMHPHLLPTAADLDDPLGFREDALTTDELGTSNDEDFDAALRDLLDGGTKGDGAPDSPDDEA; this is translated from the coding sequence ATGAACGACAAGCCCGGAAACCCTCACGGCGACCAGCCCGGCGACGACCAGAACCCCTTCCGCGGCACCCCGTTCGAGCAGATCTTCTCCGCCGGCGGGCTGGGCGGGCTCCTCGGCGGCGCGGGCGGTGCCGGCGGCATCCCCGACCTGTCGGCGATCATGCAGCAGATGCAGGCCTTCATGCAGCCGCACGACGGGCCGCTGAACTGGAACCTCGCCACCGACATCGCCCGCAAGCAGGTGGCCGCGTCGCCGGACCCGTCGACGACCACGGCCCAGCAGGCCGCCGTCGACGACGCCGTCCGCCTCGCCGACCTGTGGCTCGACGCCACCACCGACTTCTCCAGCGGGGTCACCTCGACCGCCGCGTGGAGCCGCGCCGAGTGGGTCGTCGGCACGACCGACGTCTGGAAGGTGCTGGTCGAGCCGATGGCGGCACAGGCCGTCGGCTCCATCGGCGACGCGCTCCCCGAGCAGGCCAAGGCCATGGGCGGTCCTCTCATCGAGATGATGGGGCGTGCGACCGGCGCGATGCTGGCGTCGCAGATCGGACAGGGCATCGGCGCCCTGGCCGGCGAGGTGCTGAGCGCCTCCGACATCGGCCTCCCCCTCGGCCCGACGGGCAAGGCCGCCCTCGTGCCGGCCAACATCGCCGCGTTCGCCGAGGGCCTCGACGTGCCCGCCGGCGACGTGCTTCTCTACCTCGCGCTGCGCGAGGCCGCCCACCAGCGGCTCTTCGCCCACGTGCCGTGGCTGCGCGACCACCTGGTCGGCGCGGTGGCCGACTACGCGCGGGGCATCGACATCGACATGGGTGCCATCCAGGAGCGCCTGCAGGGCCAGCTCGGCAACATCGACCCCTCCAACCTGGCCGACCTCCAGCAGGCCATGGAGGGCGGGTTGTTCGAGATCGAGGCCTCGCCCGCGCAGAAGGCGGCGCTCGAGCGGCTCGAGGTGACCCTCGCCCTCGTCGAGGGCTGGGTCGACGAGGTCGTCGGCCAGGCGACCACCGATCGCATGCCGTCGGCGACGAAGCTCGCCGAGGCCGTCCGCCGCCGCCGTGCCAGCGGCGGCCCGGCGGAGCAGACCTTCGCGACCCTCGTCGGCCTCGAGCTGCGCCCGCGTCGCCTCCGGGACGCCTCCACCCTCTGGGGCTCGCTCCGGCAGCGCCAGGGTGCCGAGGGGCGCGACGGCGTCTGGATGCACCCGCACCTGCTCCCCACCGCCGCCGACCTCGACGACCCGCTGGGCTTCCGCGAGGACGCGCTCACCACCGACGAGCTCGGCACGAGCAACGACGAGGACTTCGACGCCGCACTCCGCGACCTGCTCGACGGCGGCACGAAGGGCGACGGCGCCCCCGACTCCCCCGACGACGAGGCGTGA